The Actinobacillus equuli genome includes a window with the following:
- the dprA gene encoding DNA-processing protein DprA, with product MSQTDLLKLLQIPQLGAQRIARLLSEVDFAQFCQYDKRQLQQIGWNEKQIQRWFNPEMRWIESALAWAEQPNQHLLTLFDEEYPFLLRQISTAPPVLFVRGSISSLSLPQIAIVGSRDFSAYGEYWAGYFTEQLIKHHLAVTSGLAIGIDGFCHQRAVAEQGITIAVLGSGLDQVYPARHKKLADQIVASGGALVSEFFPNQPPLAENFPRRNRIISGLSLGTLVVEATVNSGSLITARYALEQGREVFALPNSVQNPYAQGCHKLIKEGALLTETIEDILQAIQYQLPDQPRQQALFEPPQAAENSQFFARGNHLAKKLPEMTACQQQIVEHIGLDPISIDDLAKVTSLEVEILLVELLGLELLSVIKQVSGGYVRQ from the coding sequence ATGTCACAGACTGATTTACTGAAATTATTGCAGATTCCGCAACTGGGCGCGCAGCGAATAGCTCGTCTGTTATCCGAAGTGGATTTCGCCCAATTTTGCCAATATGACAAGCGCCAATTACAACAAATCGGTTGGAACGAAAAACAAATTCAGCGCTGGTTCAATCCGGAAATGCGTTGGATTGAGAGTGCATTGGCGTGGGCGGAGCAACCGAATCAACATTTATTGACCTTATTTGATGAGGAATATCCGTTTTTATTACGGCAAATCAGCACCGCACCGCCGGTATTATTTGTGCGAGGTTCGATAAGCAGTTTGAGTCTACCGCAAATTGCGATTGTCGGTAGCCGGGATTTTTCCGCCTACGGAGAATATTGGGCGGGCTATTTTACCGAGCAACTGATTAAACATCATTTGGCGGTAACCAGCGGACTCGCGATAGGTATAGACGGTTTTTGTCATCAGCGAGCGGTAGCGGAACAGGGAATCACTATTGCCGTTTTGGGTAGCGGTTTAGATCAAGTGTATCCGGCAAGGCATAAAAAATTGGCGGATCAGATTGTCGCAAGCGGCGGGGCGTTAGTGTCGGAATTTTTTCCGAATCAACCGCCGCTTGCCGAGAATTTTCCTCGTCGTAATCGGATTATCAGCGGTTTATCGCTTGGCACATTAGTGGTTGAAGCTACGGTGAATAGTGGTTCACTGATTACCGCCCGTTATGCGTTGGAGCAAGGGCGAGAAGTCTTTGCACTCCCGAATTCGGTACAAAATCCGTATGCACAAGGCTGTCATAAACTGATCAAAGAAGGGGCGCTTTTAACTGAGACGATAGAGGATATTTTGCAAGCGATTCAATATCAACTGCCGGATCAGCCTCGGCAACAGGCTCTGTTTGAACCGCCACAAGCGGCTGAAAACTCACAATTTTTTGCAAGGGGCAATCATCTTGCAAAAAAATTGCCGGAAATGACCGCTTGTCAGCAACAAATTGTGGAACATATCGGTCTTGATCCAATTTCGATTGATGATTTAGCGAAAGTGACCTCATTGGAAGTGGAAATACTATTAGTCGAGTTACTTGGTTTGGAATTATTAAGTGTAATTAAGCAGGTGAGTGGCGGTTATGTCAGACAATAA
- the def gene encoding peptide deformylase gives MSVLEVVLYPDEGLAKVCEPVAQVDDELNQFIDDMFDTMYEHEGIGLAAPQVGVLKRVITIDIEGDKTNQVVLINPEILESCGETGIEEGCLSIPGHRALVPRKEKVKVKALNRKGEEVIYDADGLFAICIQHEIDHLNGVLFVDHISALKRQRIKEKMQKLKKQIERAK, from the coding sequence ATGTCAGTTTTAGAAGTTGTACTTTACCCGGATGAAGGGTTAGCAAAAGTGTGTGAGCCTGTCGCACAGGTGGACGATGAATTAAATCAGTTCATCGATGATATGTTTGACACGATGTACGAACACGAAGGTATCGGCCTTGCCGCACCGCAAGTGGGCGTATTAAAACGTGTTATTACGATTGATATTGAAGGCGATAAAACTAACCAAGTGGTACTGATTAACCCGGAGATTTTAGAATCATGCGGCGAAACCGGTATCGAAGAAGGTTGTTTATCGATTCCCGGTCATCGTGCGTTAGTGCCACGTAAAGAAAAAGTGAAGGTAAAAGCGTTAAACCGTAAAGGTGAAGAAGTGATTTACGATGCGGACGGTTTATTCGCTATCTGTATCCAACATGAAATCGACCACCTCAACGGTGTGCTGTTCGTGGATCACATCTCTGCACTTAAACGCCAACGCATTAAAGAAAAAATGCAAAAACTCAAAAAACAAATTGAGCGTGCAAAATAA
- the rfaD gene encoding ADP-glyceromanno-heptose 6-epimerase has product MIIVTGGFGMIGSNIVKALNEIGRKDILVVDNLKNGEKFVNLVDLDIADYCDKEDFIASIIAGDDFGDIDAVFHEGACSATTEWDGKYLMHNNYEYSKELLHFCLDRQIPFFYASSAATYGGRSDNFIEERKFEQPLNAYGYSKFLFDEYVRQVLPEADSPVCGFKYFNVYGPREQHKGSMASVAFHLNNQMLKGENPKLFEGSETFLRDFVYVEDVAKVNIWAWQNGISGIYNLGTGKAESFQAVAQAVIDFHGKGEIEKIPFPDHLKSRYQTFTQADLTKLRAAGYTGTFKTVAEGTKEYMAWLNR; this is encoded by the coding sequence ATGATTATCGTAACAGGCGGCTTTGGTATGATCGGTAGCAATATCGTCAAAGCATTAAATGAAATCGGCAGAAAAGATATTCTTGTTGTAGATAACTTAAAAAACGGCGAAAAATTCGTAAATTTAGTAGATTTAGATATTGCGGATTATTGTGATAAAGAAGATTTTATCGCTTCGATCATTGCCGGCGATGATTTCGGCGATATTGATGCAGTATTCCACGAAGGTGCTTGCTCGGCAACTACCGAATGGGATGGCAAATACTTAATGCACAATAACTACGAATATTCAAAAGAGTTATTACATTTCTGTTTAGATCGCCAAATCCCGTTCTTCTACGCATCAAGTGCGGCAACTTACGGTGGTCGTTCGGATAACTTTATTGAAGAGCGTAAATTTGAACAACCGCTCAATGCTTACGGCTATTCAAAATTCCTATTTGACGAATATGTACGCCAAGTTTTACCGGAAGCGGATTCGCCGGTATGCGGTTTCAAATATTTCAACGTATATGGTCCACGTGAACAACACAAAGGCTCAATGGCAAGCGTGGCGTTCCACTTAAACAATCAAATGCTAAAAGGAGAAAATCCGAAATTATTCGAAGGTTCAGAAACCTTCTTACGTGATTTCGTGTATGTGGAAGATGTGGCGAAAGTAAATATTTGGGCGTGGCAAAACGGTATTTCCGGCATTTATAACCTCGGTACCGGCAAAGCGGAATCGTTCCAAGCGGTGGCACAAGCGGTGATCGACTTCCACGGCAAAGGCGAAATCGAAAAAATCCCATTCCCGGATCATTTAAAATCTCGCTACCAAACCTTCACCCAAGCGGATCTAACCAAACTCCGTGCGGCAGGCTACACCGGCACATTTAAAACCGTAGCCGAAGGTACGAAAGAATATATGGCGTGGTTAAATCGCTAA
- a CDS encoding hemerythrin domain-containing protein, with protein sequence MSVLTDKDWRTAPLGEIIDFIIPRFHDTHRNQLPTLIELAEKVESVHADRADCPKGLAELIRKVYADLVNHMMKEEQILFPLIKAGRGKMAAAPISVMESEHDEAGNDVEAMQKLTNNFTPPEGACTSWCNLYQGLQEFAADLDAHVDLENNNLFPRALAGDQP encoded by the coding sequence ATGTCCGTTTTAACTGATAAAGATTGGCGTACTGCCCCGCTTGGTGAAATTATTGATTTTATTATCCCTCGTTTTCACGATACACATCGCAATCAATTGCCAACGCTGATTGAATTGGCAGAAAAAGTGGAATCCGTTCACGCAGATAGAGCTGATTGCCCGAAAGGTTTAGCGGAACTTATCCGTAAAGTTTATGCGGATTTAGTGAATCATATGATGAAGGAAGAACAAATTCTGTTCCCATTGATTAAAGCCGGCAGAGGAAAAATGGCGGCGGCTCCGATTTCCGTAATGGAATCCGAACATGATGAAGCCGGTAATGATGTCGAAGCAATGCAAAAACTGACCAATAACTTTACTCCTCCAGAAGGGGCTTGCACATCTTGGTGTAATCTATATCAAGGCTTACAAGAGTTTGCCGCTGATTTAGATGCACATGTAGATTTGGAAAATAATAATTTATTCCCTCGTGCATTAGCCGGTGATCAGCCTTAA
- a CDS encoding DMT family transporter, which yields MNPWILLGFAIVIEVIGSNCIKASEGFSKPLPTAVAIGAFVVALYLLSVITKTLPIGIVYAVWSGVGIVLTAIVAYFAFGQKPDLAGFIGMGMIIAGVLVINLFSKASA from the coding sequence ATGAACCCTTGGATTTTATTGGGCTTTGCGATTGTTATTGAAGTGATCGGCAGTAATTGCATTAAGGCAAGCGAAGGTTTTAGCAAACCGTTACCGACAGCGGTAGCAATTGGGGCTTTTGTGGTAGCGTTATATTTATTATCGGTGATTACCAAAACATTGCCGATTGGTATTGTTTATGCAGTGTGGTCGGGTGTCGGTATTGTGCTAACCGCCATTGTGGCGTATTTCGCTTTCGGACAAAAACCGGATTTGGCGGGCTTTATCGGTATGGGTATGATTATTGCAGGTGTATTAGTGATTAACCTGTTTTCAAAGGCATCGGCTTAA
- a CDS encoding YfcZ/YiiS family protein, whose amino-acid sequence MKSDKPVECVGCNTFDVGSIIDNSERDAKFEKVYETQAEAEQALVKLTQKARDTESEPCEITSEIKAVEGGFLLDANFRFSCQAEVVIFQLGTRAI is encoded by the coding sequence ATGAAATCAGATAAACCGGTTGAATGTGTGGGTTGTAATACTTTTGATGTCGGCTCAATCATTGATAACAGTGAACGAGATGCGAAATTTGAAAAAGTGTATGAAACACAAGCGGAAGCAGAACAAGCACTTGTGAAATTAACCCAAAAAGCACGTGATACGGAAAGCGAACCGTGTGAAATCACCAGTGAAATTAAAGCGGTAGAAGGTGGTTTTTTACTGGATGCGAATTTCCGTTTTAGTTGCCAAGCGGAAGTGGTAATTTTCCAATTAGGTACACGTGCGATCTAA
- a CDS encoding tellurite resistance TerB family protein produces MDFSKILNQVLSVAQESAKNAMNGNTTTDKVAKIGGGAAAIGILSMIFGRNGGSSLAKLGSLAAIGSLAYQAYQKYQQNQTQAAPVSEENFAVTEQNAQASSQVILQAMISAAASDGTISEEERQAILGEAGQDPEIQQWIEQAMYQPATVQHIAAQVGNNPALAAQVYLAARVVCADLARKEIVFLADLAEALGLDDALVEQLEQQAGF; encoded by the coding sequence ATGGATTTCAGCAAAATTTTAAATCAAGTGCTAAGCGTTGCGCAGGAATCAGCAAAAAATGCGATGAACGGCAATACCACAACCGATAAAGTCGCTAAAATCGGTGGCGGTGCGGCGGCAATCGGTATTCTTTCTATGATCTTCGGTCGTAATGGTGGCTCTAGCCTAGCGAAATTAGGGTCATTAGCGGCAATCGGTAGTCTTGCTTATCAAGCTTACCAAAAATATCAGCAAAACCAAACGCAAGCTGCACCGGTGAGTGAAGAAAATTTTGCGGTGACAGAACAAAATGCCCAAGCAAGCAGCCAAGTGATTTTACAAGCAATGATCTCCGCAGCAGCTTCTGACGGTACGATTTCGGAAGAAGAAAGACAAGCCATTTTAGGCGAAGCGGGACAAGATCCGGAAATTCAACAATGGATTGAACAAGCGATGTACCAACCGGCAACCGTACAACACATTGCCGCACAAGTCGGTAACAACCCGGCATTAGCGGCACAAGTCTATTTAGCCGCTCGTGTAGTGTGTGCCGATTTAGCTCGCAAAGAAATCGTCTTCCTCGCCGACCTTGCCGAAGCACTTGGTTTAGACGATGCGTTAGTAGAGCAATTAGAACAACAAGCGGGCTTCTAA
- a CDS encoding putative quinol monooxygenase: MIAVYAVCHVKADKIAEFEALAKNLIRASLNDQGCIAYGCGPVQGQPNVYTFVEQWQSQQDLALHAQQTHFIDAGARFAELLSQPIAINIVDLLEV, translated from the coding sequence ATGATCGCAGTTTATGCAGTATGTCATGTAAAAGCGGATAAAATCGCAGAATTTGAAGCATTGGCAAAAAACTTAATTCGTGCTTCGCTTAACGACCAAGGTTGTATTGCTTACGGCTGTGGTCCGGTACAAGGTCAGCCGAATGTGTATACTTTTGTGGAACAATGGCAATCGCAACAAGATTTGGCATTACACGCTCAGCAAACACATTTTATTGATGCAGGCGCTAGATTTGCCGAGTTATTAAGCCAGCCGATAGCGATTAATATCGTAGATTTACTTGAAGTTTGA
- a CDS encoding urease accessory protein UreD, with product MQSKLLLSTKLTSQGKTQLDQYFVSPPFKVMTLPNLDSHWRNALNAMQMSSSPGLLAGDQLDIEMTLAEGTALSLNTQAFTRVQSMNEGDYATQKTCIKLGKNSRLFYLPHPLVLHKDSGFKQTTEIEMGEQSELIYGEIVAIGRVLNGERFAFRHFASYLRISHQNRPLVTDRIQWLPAKMALTSLSQMEDFSHQGSLTYINLAKNALEIKAIVSELQALIAEQKEMLVGVSQLNDGGLIVRVLAHRADIIQHLFERIGQALKAHSNIV from the coding sequence ATGCAAAGCAAACTTTTACTTTCAACAAAACTTACCTCGCAAGGTAAAACGCAGCTTGATCAATATTTTGTATCGCCACCGTTTAAGGTGATGACCTTGCCGAATTTGGATTCACATTGGCGCAATGCTTTGAATGCGATGCAGATGTCGTCATCGCCGGGATTACTGGCGGGCGATCAGCTGGATATAGAGATGACTTTGGCGGAGGGTACTGCGCTTTCGTTGAACACGCAGGCATTTACTCGCGTGCAATCAATGAATGAGGGCGATTATGCCACGCAAAAAACGTGCATAAAATTGGGCAAAAATAGCCGCTTGTTTTATCTTCCGCATCCGTTGGTGCTGCATAAAGACAGCGGATTTAAGCAAACGACCGAAATTGAGATGGGCGAGCAGTCTGAGCTGATTTATGGTGAGATTGTGGCGATTGGGCGTGTGCTAAACGGCGAACGATTCGCCTTCCGCCATTTTGCGTCCTATTTGCGAATTTCTCACCAAAATCGACCGCTTGTTACCGACCGTATTCAATGGCTGCCGGCAAAAATGGCATTGACGTCATTGAGCCAAATGGAAGATTTTTCGCATCAAGGTTCATTAACCTACATCAATTTGGCAAAAAATGCCTTAGAAATTAAGGCGATTGTGAGTGAGTTACAAGCCTTGATTGCCGAGCAAAAAGAGATGTTGGTGGGGGTATCCCAGCTAAATGACGGCGGATTAATAGTTCGAGTGCTTGCACATCGAGCGGATATCATTCAACATTTATTTGAGCGGATTGGGCAAGCTTTAAAAGCACATTCCAACATCGTGTAA
- the ureG gene encoding urease accessory protein UreG, producing MRKYIKIGVAGPVGAGKTALIERLTREIASKYSVAVITNDIYTQEDAEFLTKNSLLPPERIMGVETGGCPHTAIREDASMNLEAVDEMVARFPEVELIFIESGGDNLSATFSPDLADVTIFVIDVAQGEKIPRKGGPGITRSDLLVINKTDLAPFVGADLSVMERDARRMRNGQPFIFTNLMKNENLDGVIGWIEKYALLKNIEDPASLVR from the coding sequence ATGCGTAAATATATCAAAATCGGGGTGGCAGGCCCTGTGGGGGCGGGGAAAACCGCATTAATCGAACGTTTAACTCGTGAAATCGCAAGCAAATACAGTGTTGCGGTTATTACTAACGACATTTACACCCAAGAAGATGCGGAGTTTTTAACTAAAAACAGTTTGCTTCCACCTGAACGCATTATGGGGGTGGAAACCGGTGGTTGTCCGCACACTGCGATTCGTGAAGATGCTTCAATGAACCTTGAAGCGGTGGACGAAATGGTCGCTCGTTTCCCGGAAGTTGAGCTGATTTTCATTGAATCAGGCGGCGATAACCTTTCAGCAACCTTTAGCCCGGATTTAGCGGATGTAACCATTTTCGTAATTGACGTGGCACAAGGTGAGAAAATTCCACGTAAAGGCGGGCCGGGTATCACACGTTCAGACCTCCTAGTGATCAATAAAACCGACCTTGCACCGTTTGTGGGGGCGGATTTAAGCGTAATGGAACGTGATGCTCGCCGTATGCGTAACGGTCAGCCGTTTATTTTCACCAACCTAATGAAAAACGAAAACCTTGATGGTGTGATCGGTTGGATCGAAAAATATGCATTGTTAAAAAATATTGAAGATCCGGCGTCTTTAGTTCGTTAA
- a CDS encoding urease accessory protein UreF: protein MGQLGALLHLVDPTLPIGGFNHSNGLETFVQQGKVNSRASLEEYVQTQLMQNWIYNDGAYLSLAFDAMANHDLDRLLALDQELAASKIARESREGSYKLGVRLLKIFIRYENHPLLSAFQQAISEKRCQGYFPIVFAMVAQAMNLDKAETLYAFYYNAAVGAVTNGVKLVPLSQMDGQDILFALRTPLAQAVENSLNPDPEWLGAATLASDIRSMQHEQLYTRLYMS from the coding sequence ATGGGGCAGTTAGGGGCGTTGTTACACTTAGTTGATCCTACGCTGCCAATCGGTGGTTTTAATCATTCCAACGGCTTGGAAACCTTTGTGCAACAAGGCAAAGTGAACAGTCGAGCAAGTCTTGAAGAGTATGTTCAAACCCAGCTGATGCAGAACTGGATTTACAATGACGGTGCGTATTTATCACTGGCATTTGATGCAATGGCAAACCACGATTTAGACCGCTTGTTGGCGTTAGATCAAGAGCTTGCCGCCAGCAAAATCGCTCGTGAGAGTCGTGAGGGCAGTTATAAATTAGGTGTACGATTGCTGAAGATTTTTATTCGTTATGAAAATCACCCATTACTGAGTGCTTTCCAACAAGCGATCAGCGAAAAGCGTTGTCAGGGTTATTTCCCAATCGTATTTGCAATGGTGGCGCAAGCAATGAATCTAGATAAAGCCGAAACGCTCTATGCGTTCTACTACAATGCGGCAGTCGGAGCGGTAACCAATGGCGTAAAACTAGTACCGTTAAGCCAAATGGACGGGCAAGATATTTTATTTGCACTACGCACACCACTTGCGCAAGCGGTCGAAAATAGCCTAAATCCTGATCCTGAATGGCTCGGTGCAGCAACACTAGCAAGCGATATTCGCTCAATGCAACATGAACAGCTTTATACAAGACTTTATATGTCTTAA
- the ureE gene encoding urease accessory protein UreE, which translates to MQILNPILPVMEDILGNLAALKASGQITTQQIDYVPLEWFESERNILRKKSRSGREVAFRLLKEGQRLKHDDVVFVGENLVIAIEILPSEVIVLSPKTLPEMARACYEIGNKHSPLFLDGDEVTLPYDKPMFEWLQAAGFEPKKAERRLSQALRANSAQGHGHSHGHSHAHDHHGYHHHGDGNWHKH; encoded by the coding sequence ATGCAAATCCTTAACCCAATCCTTCCGGTAATGGAAGACATTTTAGGTAATTTGGCGGCACTTAAAGCAAGTGGGCAAATTACTACACAACAAATTGATTATGTACCGCTCGAATGGTTTGAGAGCGAGCGCAATATTTTACGTAAAAAAAGTCGGTCGGGACGTGAAGTGGCGTTTCGCCTTTTGAAAGAAGGACAACGTTTGAAGCACGATGACGTGGTGTTTGTGGGCGAGAACCTGGTGATTGCGATTGAAATTTTGCCATCTGAGGTCATTGTACTTTCGCCGAAAACCTTGCCGGAAATGGCGCGTGCTTGCTATGAAATCGGTAACAAACATTCGCCATTATTTTTAGACGGTGATGAAGTCACGCTTCCGTACGACAAACCGATGTTTGAATGGCTACAAGCGGCCGGATTTGAACCGAAGAAAGCAGAACGACGCTTAAGCCAAGCGTTGCGAGCAAATTCCGCGCAGGGACACGGACATTCTCACGGTCACAGTCATGCGCACGATCATCACGGCTATCATCACCATGGAGACGGAAATTGGCACAAGCACTAG
- a CDS encoding glutathione S-transferase, translating into MKLWYSTTSPFVRKVLVTLKHQQLEAKTELLKISSSFDPNSPHNQDNPLGRVPALQRNCGNWLFGSQLICEYLDQKGDQPKLFPESGKPRWAALALHNLADGILENTVPIMAERMLRPENEWWTSRQEQLMDRNIRSFPQLEKAIEPFGTELNIGTINAVCLIDWWQFRAEKLGYDLAKNHPNLTAWAEEMNGKYAVLAETKPHV; encoded by the coding sequence ATGAAACTCTGGTATTCCACCACTAGCCCTTTTGTGCGTAAAGTGTTAGTTACGCTAAAACATCAACAATTAGAAGCTAAAACCGAGCTGTTAAAAATTAGTTCGTCATTTGACCCAAATTCGCCGCACAACCAAGACAATCCGCTTGGACGTGTACCGGCTTTACAACGTAATTGCGGCAATTGGTTATTCGGCAGCCAACTGATTTGTGAATATCTCGATCAAAAAGGCGACCAACCGAAATTATTCCCGGAAAGCGGTAAACCACGCTGGGCGGCGTTAGCGTTACATAACCTTGCGGACGGTATTTTAGAAAACACCGTACCGATTATGGCTGAACGTATGCTTCGCCCTGAAAACGAATGGTGGACAAGCCGTCAAGAGCAGTTAATGGATCGTAATATTCGCTCGTTCCCACAGCTTGAAAAAGCGATTGAGCCATTCGGCACAGAGCTAAATATCGGCACAATCAATGCAGTTTGCTTAATCGACTGGTGGCAATTCCGTGCCGAAAAACTTGGTTACGATCTTGCAAAAAATCACCCGAATTTGACCGCTTGGGCGGAAGAAATGAATGGCAAATATGCTGTATTGGCGGAGACAAAACCACACGTCTAA
- the ureC gene encoding urease subunit alpha, translating to MALTIPRSQYVATYGPTVGDKVRLGDTDLWATIEQDFLTKGDECKFGGGKSVRDGMAQSSTATRDNPNVLDFALTNVMIIDAKLGIIKADIGIRDGRIVGIGQAGNPDTMDNVTPNMIIGASTEVHNGAHLIATAGGIDTHIHWICPQQAQHAIENGITTMIGGGSGPADGTHATTCTSGKFNIERMFQACEALPVNIGFFGKGNCSTLEPLKEQIVAGALGLKIHEDWGATPAVIDAALKVADEMDVQVAIHTDTLNESGFLEDTMKAIDGRVIHTFHTEGAGGGHAPDIIKAAMYPNVLPASTNPTRPFTVNTIDEHLDMLMVCHHLDKRVPEDVAFADSRIRPETIAAEDILHDMGVFSIMSSDSQAMGRVGEVVTRTWQTADKMKEQRGALGDEGNDNFRIKRYIAKYTINPAIAHGISQHVGSLEVGKLADIVLWKPQFFGVKPEFVMKKGFISFAKMGDPNASIPTPQPVFYRPMFGASAKANTESAVYFVSQASVDANIKTQYGIQKETLAVKGCRDVGKKDLVHNNATPEITVDPERYEVRVDGEHITCEPATKVPLAQRYFLF from the coding sequence ATGGCATTAACAATCCCACGCAGTCAGTATGTAGCGACTTATGGTCCAACAGTCGGTGATAAAGTCCGTTTAGGCGACACCGATTTATGGGCGACAATTGAACAAGATTTTTTAACTAAAGGTGATGAGTGTAAATTCGGCGGCGGTAAGTCGGTACGTGACGGTATGGCACAATCCAGTACCGCTACCCGAGATAATCCGAACGTATTGGATTTTGCTCTCACTAACGTGATGATTATTGACGCAAAATTAGGCATTATTAAAGCGGATATCGGGATTCGTGACGGACGTATTGTCGGCATTGGTCAGGCGGGTAATCCGGACACCATGGATAATGTGACGCCAAATATGATTATCGGCGCAAGTACCGAAGTACATAACGGCGCTCATTTAATTGCGACTGCAGGCGGTATCGATACTCACATTCACTGGATTTGTCCGCAACAAGCACAACATGCTATCGAAAACGGTATTACCACCATGATAGGTGGTGGTTCAGGCCCGGCGGACGGCACGCACGCGACCACTTGTACTTCGGGTAAATTCAATATTGAAAGAATGTTCCAAGCTTGCGAAGCGTTACCGGTTAATATCGGCTTTTTCGGCAAAGGTAACTGTTCTACGCTTGAACCGCTTAAAGAACAAATTGTTGCCGGTGCGTTAGGCTTAAAAATCCACGAAGACTGGGGCGCAACACCGGCGGTGATTGACGCAGCGTTAAAAGTGGCGGACGAGATGGACGTGCAAGTGGCAATTCACACCGACACGCTCAACGAAAGCGGCTTCTTAGAAGATACAATGAAAGCGATTGACGGACGTGTGATCCATACCTTCCACACCGAAGGTGCCGGCGGCGGTCATGCACCGGATATTATTAAAGCAGCGATGTATCCAAACGTATTACCGGCTTCAACCAACCCAACTCGCCCATTTACTGTGAACACGATTGACGAGCATTTAGATATGTTGATGGTTTGCCATCACTTAGATAAACGTGTGCCGGAAGATGTCGCATTTGCCGACAGCCGTATCCGCCCTGAAACGATTGCGGCGGAAGATATTCTGCACGATATGGGCGTGTTCTCAATTATGAGTTCAGACAGTCAGGCAATGGGACGTGTCGGCGAAGTAGTCACTCGTACGTGGCAGACTGCGGATAAAATGAAAGAACAGCGTGGAGCATTAGGCGATGAAGGTAACGACAACTTCCGTATTAAACGCTATATTGCGAAATATACGATCAACCCGGCAATCGCTCATGGTATCAGCCAACACGTTGGCTCGCTTGAAGTGGGTAAACTGGCTGATATCGTACTATGGAAACCGCAATTCTTCGGCGTAAAACCGGAGTTTGTGATGAAAAAAGGCTTTATCAGCTTTGCGAAAATGGGCGACCCGAACGCTTCAATCCCAACGCCACAACCGGTATTCTACCGTCCAATGTTTGGTGCAAGTGCGAAAGCGAATACCGAAAGTGCAGTATACTTCGTTTCCCAAGCTAGCGTGGATGCGAACATCAAAACGCAATACGGCATTCAGAAAGAAACCCTAGCGGTAAAAGGCTGTCGTGATGTAGGCAAAAAAGACCTCGTTCACAACAATGCAACGCCTGAAATTACCGTTGATCCGGAACGCTATGAAGTACGTGTAGACGGCGAGCATATTACTTGTGAACCAGCGACAAAAGTGCCGCTTGCACAGCGTTATTTCTTGTTCTAA
- the ureB gene encoding urease subunit beta has product MIPGEYQLADGDVRANVGRKTVKLEVVNSGDRPIQVGSHYHFFETNHALKFDRLQARGMRLNVPSGNAVRFEPGEAKEVELVEFGGNKVIYGFHNEIDGKL; this is encoded by the coding sequence ATGATCCCCGGAGAATACCAATTAGCAGACGGTGATGTACGAGCGAATGTGGGTCGCAAAACCGTCAAATTAGAAGTCGTAAATAGCGGCGACCGTCCGATTCAAGTCGGTTCGCACTATCATTTTTTTGAAACCAACCACGCCCTAAAATTCGACCGCTTGCAGGCTCGCGGTATGCGCTTAAATGTGCCGTCCGGCAATGCAGTGCGTTTTGAACCCGGTGAAGCGAAAGAAGTAGAACTGGTTGAGTTTGGTGGTAATAAAGTGATTTACGGTTTCCATAACGAAATCGACGGCAAATTATAG
- the ureA gene encoding urease subunit gamma: MHLTSREQEKLMLFLAGELAAKRKARGVKLNYPEAIAYIASHLQEAARDGMSVAEVMQYGATLLTVDDVMEGIAEMVHEVQIEATFPDGTKLVTVHNPIR, from the coding sequence ATGCATTTAACTTCAAGAGAACAAGAAAAATTGATGTTATTTCTTGCGGGGGAGCTTGCGGCAAAACGCAAGGCTCGTGGTGTGAAATTAAATTATCCGGAAGCAATCGCTTATATCGCCAGCCACTTACAGGAAGCGGCACGTGACGGAATGTCGGTGGCGGAAGTAATGCAATACGGCGCAACGTTATTGACGGTTGACGATGTAATGGAAGGCATTGCGGAAATGGTTCACGAAGTCCAAATCGAAGCCACTTTCCCTGACGGCACCAAATTAGTGACGGTGCATAATCCGATTAGATAG